From Acidobacteriota bacterium, a single genomic window includes:
- a CDS encoding acyl-CoA dehydrogenase, with the protein MTTTAIETVPRGGEWLLEAAPQETIFTPERMTEEHRLIRQTAQEFTDEVAGHTEQLETKDWDLTRELLRRAGELGLLATDVPEAYGGLALDKASAAVIAGCLGQCGSFSATYGAHANLAILPIRMFGTDEQKQRYLPSLVTGETVGAYCLSEAGSGSDALGAKARAARQADGSFVLNGEKMWITNGGFADLYIVFAKVDGEHFTAFIVERGFDGVSTGKEEHKMGLHGSSTTPVILQDVRVPADNLLGEVGKGHKVAFNVLNYGRFKLGASTVGGARGAIGESARYAASRRQFGQPIASFGAVKHKIGGMVARTYALESMVFRTVGLIDGTLEGVDPGDGGAILRALEEYAVESSILKVAGSETLHDVLDENVQIHGGNGFVRDYPAERHYRDSRVNRIFEGTNEINRLLIPGMLVKRAVKGDLPLIPAAKKLQDEILAPSGAAAAPDGPLGAAAAAVGMFRKVGLAVIGLAMQTYGQKLSEQQEVLSFAADVVIDTYAADSAVARARAAAASGATGADLQADAAASYVDGAAMRIETTARSAFAAMAEGDELRTRLAGLRRLLKVTPANDVRLRRRLSDAAVERGAYPL; encoded by the coding sequence ATGACCACCACCGCAATCGAGACGGTTCCGCGCGGCGGGGAGTGGCTCCTGGAGGCGGCGCCGCAGGAGACGATATTCACCCCGGAGCGCATGACCGAAGAGCACCGACTGATACGGCAGACGGCCCAGGAGTTCACCGACGAGGTCGCCGGCCACACCGAGCAACTCGAGACGAAGGACTGGGACCTGACCCGCGAGCTGCTGCGACGCGCCGGCGAACTCGGGCTGCTGGCGACCGACGTGCCGGAGGCCTACGGCGGCCTGGCGCTCGACAAGGCCAGCGCCGCGGTCATCGCGGGCTGCCTCGGCCAGTGCGGTTCGTTCAGCGCCACCTACGGCGCGCACGCCAACCTCGCGATCCTGCCGATCCGGATGTTCGGCACCGACGAGCAGAAGCAGCGCTACCTGCCGTCCCTGGTGACCGGGGAGACCGTCGGCGCCTACTGCCTGAGCGAGGCGGGCTCCGGCTCGGACGCGCTCGGCGCCAAGGCGCGCGCGGCGCGGCAGGCGGACGGCAGCTTCGTGCTGAACGGCGAGAAGATGTGGATCACCAACGGCGGGTTCGCCGATCTCTACATCGTCTTCGCCAAGGTCGACGGCGAGCACTTCACGGCGTTCATCGTCGAACGCGGGTTCGACGGCGTCTCCACCGGCAAGGAAGAGCACAAGATGGGCCTGCACGGCTCGTCGACGACGCCGGTGATCCTGCAGGACGTCCGGGTCCCGGCCGACAACCTGCTCGGCGAGGTCGGCAAGGGCCACAAGGTCGCCTTCAACGTCCTGAACTACGGCCGCTTCAAGCTGGGGGCGTCGACCGTGGGCGGCGCTCGCGGCGCCATCGGCGAATCGGCGCGTTACGCGGCCAGCCGGCGGCAGTTCGGGCAGCCGATAGCGAGCTTCGGCGCCGTCAAGCACAAGATCGGCGGGATGGTCGCCCGGACCTACGCGCTGGAGTCGATGGTGTTCCGGACGGTGGGACTCATCGACGGGACGCTCGAGGGCGTCGATCCCGGCGACGGCGGCGCCATCCTGCGCGCCCTCGAGGAGTACGCGGTCGAGTCGTCGATCCTCAAGGTGGCGGGCAGCGAGACACTGCATGACGTCCTCGACGAGAACGTGCAGATTCACGGCGGGAACGGGTTCGTCAGGGACTACCCGGCCGAGCGCCACTATCGCGACTCGCGGGTGAACCGCATCTTCGAGGGCACGAACGAGATCAACCGGCTGCTCATCCCCGGCATGCTCGTCAAGCGCGCCGTCAAGGGCGATCTGCCGCTGATCCCGGCGGCGAAGAAGCTGCAGGACGAGATCCTGGCCCCGTCGGGAGCGGCAGCCGCACCCGACGGCCCGCTCGGGGCCGCGGCGGCCGCGGTCGGCATGTTCCGCAAGGTCGGTCTGGCCGTCATCGGCCTCGCGATGCAGACCTACGGCCAGAAGCTCAGCGAGCAGCAGGAGGTGCTCTCGTTCGCGGCGGACGTGGTCATCGACACCTATGCGGCGGACAGCGCGGTCGCCCGCGCCCGGGCCGCCGCGGCGTCCGGAGCAACCGGCGCCGATCTGCAGGCCGACGCCGCCGCGTCGTACGTCGACGGGGCCGCCATGCGCATCGAGACGACGGCCCGTTCCGCGTTCGCCGCCATGGCGGAAGGCGACGAGCTGCGGACGCGCCTCGCGGGCCTGCGCCGGCTCCTGAAGGTGACGCCGGCCAACGACGTGCGCCTCCGGCGGCGGCTCTCGGACGCGGCGGTGGAACGGGGCGCGTACCCCTTGTAG
- a CDS encoding thiolase family protein codes for MRDAVIASAVRTPAGKAPKGTLRTTRPDELAAVAIREALRRAEGIEPETVDDVILGCAMPEAEQGMNVARIASLRAGIPVAASAVTINRFCSSGLQSIAFAAEKIMVGWAETIVAGGTESMSLVPMGGHKIAPNPELVAHYPDVYLSTGLVAENHARESSISRDEQDAYALRSHQRALAALGAGRFDAETVPVTVSIAEPANGNGEAPAVRDVTFDRDEGPRADTSLEALGKLRPAFLAGGSVTAGNSSQMSDGAAAVVVTTAERAAQAGLKPLARFVAYATAGVDPELFGIGPVPAIRKALKTAGLTLDDIDLVELNEAFAAQILACLRELPIDPDRLNVNGGAIALGHPLGCTGAKLTATLLHELERRNGRYGMVTMCVGGGMGAAGIFERL; via the coding sequence ATGAGAGACGCAGTCATCGCATCCGCCGTCCGCACCCCGGCCGGCAAGGCGCCCAAGGGCACGTTGCGCACGACCCGCCCCGACGAGCTGGCCGCCGTCGCGATTCGCGAGGCGTTGCGGCGCGCCGAGGGCATCGAGCCCGAAACGGTCGACGACGTCATCCTCGGCTGCGCGATGCCCGAAGCCGAGCAGGGAATGAACGTGGCCCGCATCGCCAGCCTGCGGGCCGGGATTCCGGTCGCGGCGTCGGCCGTCACCATCAACCGCTTCTGTTCGTCGGGGCTGCAGTCCATCGCCTTCGCGGCGGAGAAGATCATGGTCGGCTGGGCCGAAACGATAGTGGCGGGCGGCACCGAGTCGATGAGCCTCGTGCCGATGGGAGGGCACAAGATCGCCCCGAATCCCGAGCTCGTGGCCCACTACCCGGACGTCTATCTCAGCACGGGCCTGGTCGCCGAGAACCATGCGCGGGAGTCCTCGATCAGCCGGGACGAGCAGGACGCCTACGCGCTGCGCAGCCATCAGCGTGCGCTCGCGGCCCTGGGGGCCGGCCGTTTCGACGCGGAGACTGTGCCGGTGACGGTCAGCATCGCCGAGCCGGCCAACGGCAACGGAGAGGCGCCGGCGGTGCGGGACGTCACGTTCGACCGCGACGAGGGACCGCGCGCGGACACCTCGCTGGAGGCGCTGGGCAAGCTGCGCCCGGCGTTTCTCGCCGGCGGGTCGGTGACCGCCGGCAACTCGTCGCAGATGAGCGACGGCGCGGCCGCCGTCGTCGTGACCACCGCGGAGCGGGCCGCGCAGGCGGGACTGAAGCCGCTGGCGCGCTTCGTCGCCTACGCGACGGCGGGCGTCGACCCGGAGCTGTTCGGCATCGGCCCCGTCCCGGCGATACGCAAGGCGCTGAAGACGGCCGGGTTGACGCTGGACGACATCGACCTGGTGGAGCTGAACGAGGCCTTCGCCGCCCAGATCCTGGCCTGCCTGCGCGAGCTGCCGATCGATCCCGACAGGCTCAACGTCAACGGCGGCGCCATCGCGCTCGGCCATCCACTCGGCTGCACCGGCGCGAAGCTGACGGCCACGCTGCTCCACGAGCTCGAGCGGCGGAACGGGCGCTACGGCATGGTCACCATGTGCGTGGGCGGCGGCATGGGGGCCGCCGGCATTTTCGAGCGACTCTGA
- a CDS encoding alpha/beta hydrolase, translating into MTDRGAGPPLVLVPGIQGRWEWMLPAVEALAARCRVISGSLPGDSGSIAGTDPAVGFERHTEWLDALLDRAGVHGPVSLCGVSYGGWIALHYAARRPERVRTLTLVSTPSPAWRPGCRVERYLAAPRLMAPVFALGSCFRLYPELAAAFPSPGERIPFIAGHLWRVARYPAAPTCMAERARCADRFDFAADCARIAAPTQIVTGDPGLDRVVDVASTREYLRAIPGARYDRLDRTGHLGLVTRPERFADVVTQFVRLHAGRPAAVRVPA; encoded by the coding sequence ATGACCGACCGTGGGGCCGGCCCGCCGCTCGTGCTCGTCCCCGGCATTCAGGGCCGCTGGGAGTGGATGCTGCCCGCGGTGGAGGCGCTCGCGGCGCGCTGCCGCGTGATCAGCGGGTCGTTGCCGGGCGACTCCGGCTCCATCGCCGGCACCGATCCGGCGGTCGGATTCGAACGCCACACCGAATGGCTCGACGCCCTGCTCGACCGCGCCGGCGTTCACGGTCCGGTGTCGTTGTGCGGCGTGTCCTACGGCGGCTGGATAGCCCTGCACTACGCCGCGCGCCGCCCGGAACGCGTCAGGACCCTGACGCTCGTCTCCACGCCGTCGCCTGCGTGGCGGCCCGGATGCAGGGTCGAGCGGTATCTGGCCGCCCCCCGGCTGATGGCGCCGGTCTTCGCGCTCGGGTCGTGCTTCCGCCTCTACCCGGAGCTGGCGGCCGCCTTCCCGTCGCCCGGCGAGCGCATCCCCTTCATCGCCGGTCACCTGTGGCGGGTCGCACGGTATCCGGCGGCGCCGACCTGCATGGCCGAACGCGCGCGCTGCGCGGACCGCTTCGATTTCGCGGCCGACTGCGCCCGCATCGCGGCGCCGACCCAGATCGTGACCGGCGATCCGGGTCTCGATCGGGTCGTGGACGTCGCGAGTACGCGGGAGTACCTGCGGGCAATCCCGGGCGCGCGCTACGATCGGCTCGACCGAACCGGGCACCTGGGACTCGTCACGCGTCCGGAGCGCTTCGCCGACGTGGTGACGCAGTTCGTCCGCTTGCACGCCGGCAGACCCGCCGCGGTACGGGTACCGGCCTGA
- a CDS encoding TetR/AcrR family transcriptional regulator, with protein sequence MNVHSQTVPSGASAQHGIPARRQPGAGDKRTAILNAATRVFARRGFFNAQVADVAREAGVAAGTVYLYFRSKDDLLTSIFEKSMTRALEEADRALTGVTDPVERLRRLARVHLGGLGSRRDLAIVFQVELRQSTKFMERFSAAQLRTYLDHLRDAVRAAQEAGVFRTDLNATLAAKAIFGALDEMVTNWVLSNRDHRLVDDADPVIDLLVNGMKAQPTV encoded by the coding sequence ATGAACGTTCATTCACAGACGGTTCCGTCCGGCGCGAGCGCGCAACACGGGATCCCGGCTCGCCGGCAGCCCGGCGCGGGCGACAAGCGGACCGCGATTCTGAACGCCGCCACGCGCGTGTTCGCCCGCCGCGGCTTCTTCAACGCCCAGGTCGCGGACGTGGCGCGGGAGGCCGGGGTCGCCGCCGGGACCGTGTATCTCTACTTCCGGAGCAAGGACGACCTGCTGACGTCGATCTTCGAGAAGTCGATGACGCGAGCGCTCGAAGAGGCGGACCGCGCGCTCACCGGAGTCACCGATCCGGTCGAGCGGCTGCGCCGCCTCGCGCGCGTGCACCTCGGCGGTCTCGGCAGCCGGCGCGACCTGGCGATCGTGTTCCAGGTCGAGTTGCGGCAGTCCACGAAGTTCATGGAGCGCTTCTCGGCCGCCCAGCTCCGAACGTATCTCGATCACCTGCGGGACGCCGTCCGTGCGGCGCAGGAAGCTGGCGTGTTCCGGACCGACCTCAACGCGACGCTGGCGGCGAAGGCCATCTTCGGCGCACTCGACGAGATGGTGACGAACTGGGTGCTGAGCAACCGCGACCACCGGCTGGTCGACGACGCGGACCCGGTCATCGATCTGCTGGTCAATGGAATGAAGGCGCAGCCAACGGTCTGA
- a CDS encoding 3-hydroxyacyl-CoA dehydrogenase → MQRIHSIAVLGAGAMGAQIAAHAANAGLRVLLLDLDAATAREGLKRARKLRPDPFFTPETARRIAVGGFDTDLERVGEHDWILEAVVERLDVKRELLAGVEPHRAAHAVVSSNTSGIPIASLADGRGEAFRRHWLGTHFFNPPRYLPLLEVIPTADTDSALLDAMVKFGDHALGKGVVVAKDTPNFIGNRIGMFGVARILEQLAGGAYTIEEIDAMTGPVIGRPRSATFRTLDIAGLDILAHVAANLAERLENDAERASFALPPLVAGMVERGWIGSKAGGGFYRKQKTGDGSEILTLDPGTMDYRARRPPRLPALDAAAAMDDRGERIRTLFEGRDRVGEFLRATLAPTLVYAAEAAPEIAHTIDDVDRAMRWGFGWELGPFELWDAIGVERVLEAAGRTKPPAIVRAVQHSAPPAASSVRFREGPVPPRAPDLQILQRAKEQRPPVRRNAGASLVDLGDGVLGLEFHSKMNAIGGDTVAMMTAGVEEASRNFDALVIGNDAPAFSAGANLMLLLLEAQEENWDEIDLMVRTFQSAVVGLRYAAVPVVVAPAGLALGGGCEIVLHGDRVHAAAETYMGQVEVGAGLIPAGCGTKELLARFTARVPAGAADPLPCIQQAFELIGFGKVSTSAADARRLGLLREADAITMNRERLLADAKATALDMARAGYQPPPRHDIPVGGAGVRAALDLGVHIAWRGGRISDYDAHLGRTLSRILAGGDLPHATTVSEQRLLDLEREAFLSLCGERKTQERIAHVLKTGKPLRN, encoded by the coding sequence ATGCAACGGATACACTCCATCGCCGTGCTCGGCGCGGGCGCGATGGGCGCCCAGATCGCCGCCCATGCCGCCAACGCCGGCCTCCGTGTGCTCCTCCTCGATCTCGACGCCGCGACCGCCCGCGAAGGGCTGAAGCGTGCGCGCAAGCTGAGACCGGACCCGTTCTTCACGCCGGAGACGGCGCGGCGCATCGCCGTGGGCGGGTTCGACACCGATCTGGAGCGCGTCGGCGAGCACGACTGGATCCTCGAAGCCGTCGTCGAGCGGCTGGACGTGAAGCGGGAGTTGCTGGCCGGGGTCGAGCCGCACCGCGCGGCACACGCCGTCGTCAGCTCCAACACGTCGGGGATCCCGATCGCCAGCCTCGCGGACGGGCGCGGCGAGGCTTTCCGCCGCCACTGGCTCGGCACCCACTTCTTCAACCCGCCGCGCTATCTGCCGCTGCTCGAGGTCATCCCGACGGCCGACACGGATTCGGCCCTGCTCGACGCCATGGTGAAGTTCGGCGATCACGCGCTGGGCAAGGGCGTGGTCGTCGCGAAGGACACCCCGAACTTCATCGGCAACCGCATCGGCATGTTCGGCGTCGCACGGATCCTGGAACAGCTCGCGGGCGGCGCGTACACGATCGAGGAAATCGACGCGATGACCGGCCCCGTCATCGGCCGGCCCCGCTCGGCGACGTTTCGCACACTGGACATCGCGGGTCTGGACATCCTGGCCCACGTGGCGGCCAACCTGGCCGAGCGCCTCGAGAACGATGCCGAGCGCGCCTCCTTCGCGCTGCCCCCGCTGGTCGCCGGCATGGTCGAGCGGGGCTGGATCGGATCGAAGGCGGGCGGCGGCTTCTACCGCAAGCAGAAGACCGGCGACGGCAGCGAGATTCTGACGCTGGATCCGGGCACGATGGACTACCGCGCCCGCCGGCCGCCACGACTGCCGGCGCTGGACGCCGCCGCCGCTATGGACGACCGCGGCGAGCGGATTCGGACCTTGTTCGAGGGACGCGACCGCGTCGGGGAGTTCCTGCGCGCCACGCTCGCCCCGACGCTGGTGTACGCGGCGGAGGCCGCGCCGGAGATCGCGCACACCATCGACGACGTCGACCGCGCCATGCGGTGGGGCTTCGGCTGGGAGCTCGGACCCTTCGAGCTCTGGGACGCCATCGGGGTGGAGCGGGTGCTGGAGGCGGCCGGGCGGACGAAGCCGCCCGCGATCGTGCGCGCCGTGCAGCATTCGGCGCCACCGGCGGCGAGCAGCGTCCGCTTCCGGGAGGGCCCGGTCCCCCCGCGCGCACCCGACCTGCAGATTCTGCAACGGGCGAAAGAGCAGCGTCCGCCGGTCCGACGCAACGCCGGTGCGAGCCTCGTCGACCTCGGCGACGGCGTGCTCGGCCTCGAGTTCCACTCGAAGATGAACGCCATCGGCGGCGATACCGTCGCGATGATGACGGCCGGCGTGGAAGAGGCGTCCCGGAACTTCGACGCGCTGGTGATCGGCAACGACGCGCCGGCGTTCTCGGCGGGCGCCAACCTGATGCTCCTGCTGCTCGAGGCGCAGGAAGAGAACTGGGACGAGATCGACCTGATGGTGCGCACGTTCCAATCGGCCGTGGTCGGGCTGCGGTACGCCGCCGTGCCGGTGGTCGTCGCCCCGGCCGGGCTGGCCCTCGGGGGCGGCTGCGAGATCGTGCTCCACGGGGACCGCGTGCACGCGGCGGCCGAGACCTATATGGGCCAGGTGGAGGTGGGCGCCGGCCTGATCCCGGCCGGGTGCGGCACGAAGGAGCTGCTCGCCCGGTTCACGGCCCGCGTCCCGGCGGGTGCGGCCGACCCGCTGCCCTGCATCCAGCAGGCGTTCGAGCTCATCGGATTCGGCAAGGTCTCGACGAGCGCCGCCGACGCCCGGCGCCTGGGGCTGCTGCGCGAGGCGGACGCCATCACGATGAACCGGGAGCGTCTGCTGGCCGATGCGAAGGCGACGGCTCTGGACATGGCGCGGGCCGGCTATCAGCCGCCGCCGCGCCACGACATCCCCGTGGGCGGAGCCGGCGTCCGCGCGGCGCTCGATCTCGGCGTGCATATCGCGTGGCGCGGCGGACGCATCAGCGACTACGACGCCCACCTCGGACGGACCCTCTCCCGCATCCTCGCGGGCGGCGACCTGCCGCACGCCACGACGGTGTCGGAGCAGCGGTTGCTGGACCTCGAACGCGAAGCGTTTCTGAGCCTGTGCGGCGAGCGGAAGACGCAGGAACGCATCGCCCACGTGCTCAAGACCGGCAAGCCCCTGAGGAACTGA
- a CDS encoding DUF1684 domain-containing protein, protein MTRRSSNWDAAGDGGRRLVIAVAAGALLLAAGCGPPEPDEHSYLELLLEARAYKDEFLKSDPESFVPLDRRSWMVPLRYYDPDPSYRVPAQLDIADDQPIYDVPTSTGQFRRMQRIGHLEFVLHGESHRLTALLSEEEGLFVPFRDETSRSETYPAGRYIDLPFSSTGVYDLDFNRAYHPTCYFDEQYDCPFPPPENRLPRPIHAGEKLPPEDERRLPIFVPVEPVEAPGP, encoded by the coding sequence GTGACCAGAAGAAGCAGCAATTGGGACGCGGCGGGCGACGGAGGACGGCGACTCGTCATTGCCGTCGCGGCCGGCGCCCTCCTGCTGGCGGCGGGCTGCGGGCCGCCGGAACCGGATGAGCACAGCTACCTGGAGCTGCTTCTCGAAGCCCGCGCCTACAAGGACGAGTTCCTCAAGAGCGACCCCGAGTCCTTCGTGCCGCTGGATCGACGCTCGTGGATGGTGCCGCTGCGCTACTACGATCCGGATCCGTCGTACCGCGTGCCCGCCCAGCTCGACATCGCCGACGATCAGCCCATCTACGACGTCCCCACGTCGACCGGGCAGTTCCGGCGCATGCAGCGCATCGGCCACCTGGAGTTCGTGCTTCACGGCGAATCCCACAGGCTGACGGCGCTGCTGTCCGAAGAGGAGGGCCTGTTCGTGCCGTTCCGCGACGAAACGAGCCGCAGCGAGACCTATCCGGCCGGACGCTACATCGACCTGCCGTTCAGCTCCACCGGCGTCTACGACCTCGATTTCAACCGCGCCTACCACCCCACCTGCTACTTCGACGAGCAGTACGACTGCCCGTTTCCTCCGCCGGAGAACCGCCTCCCGAGACCGATTCACGCCGGCGAGAAGCTGCCGCCCGAAGACGAACGCCGGCTGCCGATCTTCGTTCCGGTCGAGCCCGTCGAAGCGCCCGGGCCATGA
- a CDS encoding tetratricopeptide repeat protein, producing the protein MSPRLQHTISCTFGLALSFAIAGSAAAQGQGRVVGQVVDDNGNPLAGARITATNPNANPTEFTTTTGNDGNFAIIGLVSGQWMFRADCTDACGERNGSPRGYSPSEGPSNITQTRNAPIDFELIRIRHPLAQMLGDDAVAGIDLDAIDAQIASADGAFNGGNYQEAISGYETVLAQLPALSNLHFNIGNAYAQLQQTDAAIAAYDRALAADPQNQTVQVARARVRLAAGTADAADRQLLEQAATSLSASREDLYNQGEQAFSQGDVDGAAEWYERANMVDPSWAKPLFKLALVALNKGDMDTAKEFFQRTIDVDDPTSAAETAQAQATLNALP; encoded by the coding sequence ATGAGCCCGCGTCTGCAACACACCATCTCTTGCACGTTCGGTCTCGCCCTGAGCTTCGCGATTGCCGGTTCGGCAGCCGCACAGGGCCAGGGGCGCGTGGTCGGCCAGGTCGTGGACGACAACGGGAACCCACTGGCCGGCGCCCGGATTACGGCTACCAATCCGAATGCCAATCCTACGGAGTTCACCACCACGACCGGGAACGACGGGAACTTCGCCATCATCGGACTGGTGAGCGGACAATGGATGTTCCGGGCTGACTGCACGGACGCCTGCGGCGAGCGGAACGGGTCGCCGCGAGGCTACTCGCCGAGCGAGGGTCCTTCGAACATCACCCAGACACGGAACGCGCCCATCGACTTCGAGCTGATTCGCATCCGCCACCCGTTGGCGCAGATGCTGGGCGACGATGCGGTCGCCGGGATCGACCTCGACGCGATCGACGCGCAGATTGCGTCTGCCGACGGGGCCTTCAACGGCGGGAACTACCAGGAGGCGATCTCCGGCTACGAGACCGTTCTCGCTCAGCTCCCGGCACTGAGCAACCTGCACTTCAACATCGGCAACGCCTATGCGCAACTGCAGCAGACCGATGCCGCCATCGCGGCGTACGACCGCGCATTGGCTGCCGACCCGCAGAACCAGACCGTACAGGTCGCCCGCGCCAGGGTGCGCCTGGCAGCCGGCACGGCGGATGCGGCGGACCGACAGTTGCTCGAGCAGGCCGCAACCAGCCTCTCCGCCTCGCGCGAGGATCTCTACAACCAGGGCGAGCAGGCCTTCTCCCAGGGAGACGTGGACGGCGCGGCCGAATGGTACGAGCGGGCGAACATGGTCGATCCAAGCTGGGCGAAGCCCCTCTTCAAGCTCGCCCTCGTCGCGTTGAACAAGGGCGACATGGACACCGCCAAGGAGTTTTTCCAGCGCACGATCGACGTCGACGATCCGACGTCCGCAGCCGAGACCGCGCAGGCCCAGGCTACGTTGAACGCACTGCCCTAG